From Microbacterium sp. 10M-3C3:
CGGGGGTGCGCCCTTCCGGACGCACGACGAGGATCGCGTGTACTCGAGCGGGCATGGCCCCGTCAGCCTAGGCGCGGGATCCGCCGCATCCGCGTCGCACGCGCCGGGCGCGTCGGAACGGCGTCAGCCGGCGCGGCGCTTGAGCTTGCGACGCTCGCGCTCGCTCAGGCCGCCCCAGATGCCGAAGCGCTCGTCGTTCTGCAGCGCGTACTCGAGGCACTGGTCGCGCACGTCGCACGTCGTGCAGATGCGCTTCGCGTCGCGCGTCGACCCGCCCTTCTCGGGGAAGAACGCCTCCGGATCGGTCTGCGCGCACAGCGCGTCGCTCTGCCAGGCGAGCGGGTTGTCCTCGACGACATCGATGTCGCGACGGACGCCCGGCACTCCGAGCTGAATCGGATCGACGAACCAGTTCTCGGGTACACCGGAACGATACTGAGACCCAGCCATGTCGTTCTCCCGCCTACTGCCCCTGCACGCCGGCCGCGTGTACGCATAATTACACCGGTGTCATTCGCCCGGGTCAAGTCGCGGATACTAAACCCTCAATACACGGTTCACACTTGACCACGCGGACGGCGTGTCGCAGACGTTACGCGGACGCCGCCCCCGGCATCGCCACGAACGCGGTCCCCTCACCCGCCAGCGCGAGCGGGCTCTCCTCCGGCGTCGCGACGAGCGCCTGCCCCGGCTGGAGCGTGATGCGGTCCCCCGCGGCGCCCGTCACCTCCACGATCCCCTCGACGGCGACGGCGACCGCGACGCCCGCGAACGCAACGGCCCGGCTGCCGTCGTCGATCGTCGCCGAGACCACCGTGAAATCGGGCACGCCCGGGTCGAACACCCGCACCCCGGCGGACACCGTGCGCGGCTCGAGCACCGGCGGAGCGGACGGTCGCGTGTCCACGACGTGCAGCAGCTCGGCCACGTCGATGTGCTTCGGTGTGAGGCCACCCCGCAGCACGTTGTCGCTCGCGGCCATCACCTCGATCCCGAGGCCCGACACGTACGCGTGCAGCACGCCGGCCGGCACGAAGATCGCCTCCCCGCGGCGCAGCACGACGAGGTTCATCAGGAGCGCGACGACGACGCCGGGGTCGCCCGGGTACGCCGCCCCGAGCGACCGCGCGAGCGC
This genomic window contains:
- a CDS encoding WhiB family transcriptional regulator, whose product is MAGSQYRSGVPENWFVDPIQLGVPGVRRDIDVVEDNPLAWQSDALCAQTDPEAFFPEKGGSTRDAKRICTTCDVRDQCLEYALQNDERFGIWGGLSERERRKLKRRAG